One genomic window of Haloferax mediterranei ATCC 33500 includes the following:
- the rpoA2 gene encoding DNA-directed RNA polymerase subunit A'' — protein MTDNAAISEYEHVDEDIVDVVESKELSRRLRDRIYQTIEDREGVSLEQAGEIAQAVEARYLDTRVDPLDPVGTVSAQSIGEPGTQMTMNTFHYAGVAEIDVTQGLPRLIELVDARKTPDTPMMTVYLDDEYAENRDLAHQVVWNIESTKILALGDISTNVADMVVQVNLNDETLLERWPTYDDEGVVASEIADTIEDALGVKTRREGTLIEFGPESPSYRRLLQLVEELRDIVFKGIEEVSRVVIRKEQNEETDEEEFVLYTEGSAFGDVLSIEGVDASRTTSNNIHEVHKQLGIEAAREAIIDETMNTLKEQGLDDVNIRHLMLVADIMTNDGTIESIGRHGISGSKDSVLARAAFEVTVNHLLDAAIHGEEDDLDGVIENVIVGKPIAIGTGDVDLRMGSLDVEDAEASAAPEPSDD, from the coding sequence ATGACTGACAACGCCGCAATCTCCGAATACGAACACGTCGACGAGGATATCGTCGATGTCGTCGAGTCCAAGGAACTGTCTCGACGCCTGAGGGACCGTATCTACCAAACCATCGAAGACCGCGAGGGCGTCTCCCTCGAACAGGCCGGCGAAATCGCACAGGCCGTCGAGGCGCGCTACCTCGACACGCGTGTCGACCCGCTCGACCCCGTCGGGACGGTCTCGGCACAGTCTATCGGTGAGCCGGGAACGCAGATGACGATGAACACGTTCCACTACGCAGGCGTCGCCGAAATCGACGTGACGCAGGGACTTCCCCGTCTCATCGAACTGGTGGACGCGCGGAAGACGCCCGACACGCCGATGATGACGGTCTACCTCGACGACGAGTACGCCGAGAACCGCGACCTCGCCCACCAGGTCGTCTGGAACATTGAGTCCACGAAGATTCTGGCCCTTGGTGACATCTCGACGAACGTCGCCGACATGGTCGTCCAGGTCAACCTCAACGACGAGACGCTCCTCGAACGGTGGCCGACCTACGACGACGAGGGTGTCGTCGCGAGCGAAATCGCCGACACCATCGAAGATGCACTCGGCGTCAAGACCCGCCGCGAGGGAACACTCATCGAATTCGGTCCCGAGAGCCCGAGTTATCGCCGTCTCCTCCAACTCGTCGAGGAACTGCGCGACATCGTGTTCAAAGGCATCGAAGAGGTCTCGCGCGTCGTCATCCGCAAGGAGCAGAACGAAGAGACCGACGAAGAGGAGTTCGTCCTCTACACCGAAGGGTCGGCCTTCGGCGACGTGCTCTCTATCGAGGGCGTCGACGCCTCGCGCACCACCTCGAACAACATCCACGAGGTACACAAGCAACTCGGTATCGAGGCCGCTCGTGAGGCAATCATCGACGAGACGATGAACACGCTCAAAGAGCAGGGTCTCGACGACGTGAACATTCGTCACCTGATGCTGGTTGCGGACATCATGACCAACGATGGGACCATCGAGTCCATCGGCCGTCACGGCATCTCCGGGTCGAAGGACTCCGTCCTCGCCCGTGCCGCATTCGAGGTTACGGTCAACCACCTGCTCGACGCTGCCATTCACGGCGAGGAAGACGACCTCGACGGCGTCATCGAGAACGTCATTGTCGGCAAGCCGATTGCAATCGGTACCGGCGACGTCGACCTCAGGATGGGGTCGCTCGATGTCGAAGACGCCGAAGCCAGCGCGGCACCCGAACCGTCTGACGACTGA
- a CDS encoding amino acid-binding protein produces the protein MSTQDLDGESDAETDGGGEMPKPHTVRLELVDEPGQLLAALQPIAENGGNLLSIFHERGNLTPRGHIPVEVDLECPPDRFEGIVDALRDAGVNVIRAGAEHFGEEITLLLVGDLVDSDLSDTLYRIEESADATVTDLSLSAPSGTKETSSARLRLAARSGKTSATLSVVRDIAAEKDLHVVEPLPEESA, from the coding sequence ATGAGCACACAGGACCTCGACGGCGAGAGCGATGCCGAAACCGACGGTGGCGGCGAGATGCCGAAACCGCACACGGTTCGGCTCGAACTCGTCGACGAACCCGGCCAACTCCTCGCTGCGCTCCAGCCCATCGCCGAAAACGGAGGTAACCTCCTCTCGATTTTCCACGAACGCGGGAATCTGACCCCGCGAGGACACATTCCGGTCGAGGTGGACCTCGAGTGTCCGCCGGACCGATTCGAAGGTATCGTTGACGCCCTTCGCGACGCTGGTGTCAACGTCATCCGCGCCGGCGCGGAGCACTTCGGTGAGGAGATAACGCTCCTCTTGGTCGGTGACCTCGTCGACTCCGACCTCTCGGACACGCTTTACCGAATCGAGGAGTCCGCGGACGCGACGGTGACGGACCTGTCACTATCTGCACCCTCTGGGACGAAAGAAACGTCAAGTGCGCGACTGAGACTCGCTGCGCGGTCGGGCAAGACTTCGGCGACGCTCTCTGTCGTCCGCGATATCGCTGCGGAAAAAGACCTACATGTCGTCGAGCCGCTCCCGGAGGAGTCAGCATGA
- a CDS encoding 30S ribosomal protein S7: protein MSESDAPEPESPASSEEAEQNALLFGVWDVSEIEYTDPSMSRYIKATPIAHTMGRHASKQFKKSEISIVERLINRLMQTEDNTGHKQKTMKIVKDAFEIVNERSEENPVQVLVSAVENAGPREETVRLKYGGISVPQAVDVAPQRRVDEALKFIAQGTLSGSYKSKTTAAEALAQQLIGAADYDVQTYAISQKEEKERVAEAAR from the coding sequence ATGTCGGAAAGCGACGCCCCCGAACCTGAATCCCCCGCCAGCAGCGAGGAAGCAGAGCAGAACGCGCTTCTGTTCGGCGTCTGGGACGTGTCCGAAATCGAATACACGGACCCCAGTATGAGCCGCTACATCAAGGCGACGCCTATTGCCCACACGATGGGCCGTCACGCCTCGAAGCAGTTCAAGAAGAGCGAAATCAGCATCGTCGAGCGCCTCATCAACCGTCTGATGCAGACGGAGGACAACACGGGCCACAAGCAGAAGACGATGAAGATTGTCAAGGACGCCTTCGAAATCGTCAACGAGCGCTCCGAGGAGAATCCCGTTCAGGTGCTCGTCAGCGCTGTCGAGAACGCCGGTCCCCGTGAGGAGACCGTCCGTCTCAAGTACGGTGGCATCTCGGTCCCGCAGGCCGTCGACGTTGCGCCCCAGCGCCGTGTCGACGAGGCACTGAAGTTCATCGCACAGGGTACCCTCAGCGGTTCCTATAAGTCCAAGACGACCGCCGCCGAAGCGCTCGCACAGCAGCTCATCGGCGCGGCCGACTACGACGTTCAGACGTACGCTATCTCGCAGAAAGAAGAGAAAGAGCGCGTCGCAGAAGCGGCCCGGTAA
- a CDS encoding NusA-like transcription termination signal-binding factor, giving the protein MKVTLSDTARRYIALFEDETGATAHDCLVFDDRVVFLVAAGDMATAIGPGGRTVQSVERRIGRSVELVEDADTPEAFVASALAPAAVRHVTLSEQNDTVAYVEVAEADRGVAIGSNGKTIDTARELARRHYGIDDIQLT; this is encoded by the coding sequence ATGAAAGTTACGTTGTCGGACACGGCCCGTCGGTACATCGCCCTCTTCGAGGACGAAACCGGCGCGACCGCACACGACTGTCTCGTCTTCGACGACCGCGTCGTCTTCCTCGTCGCCGCAGGCGACATGGCGACGGCTATCGGTCCCGGCGGGCGGACGGTTCAGTCCGTCGAACGCCGAATCGGTCGGTCCGTCGAACTCGTCGAAGACGCCGACACACCCGAGGCGTTCGTCGCGAGCGCGCTCGCACCGGCCGCCGTCCGGCACGTGACTCTCTCAGAGCAGAACGACACTGTCGCGTACGTCGAAGTCGCGGAAGCGGACCGCGGTGTCGCAATCGGTTCGAATGGGAAGACCATCGACACCGCTCGTGAATTGGCGCGTCGGCATTACGGTATCGACGATATCCAGTTGACGTAG
- a CDS encoding 30S ribosomal protein S12, whose product MANGKYAARKLKKDRQKRRWSDSEYARRERGLGKKSDPLEGAPQGRGIVLEKVGIEAKQPNSAIRKCVRVQLIKNGKQVTAFCPGDGAISFIDEHDEVTIAGIGGAKGRAMGDLSGVNYKVEKVNGVSMIELVRGNAEKPVR is encoded by the coding sequence ATGGCGAACGGCAAATACGCCGCGCGCAAGCTCAAGAAGGACCGGCAGAAGCGCCGATGGTCCGACTCTGAGTACGCGCGCCGTGAGCGCGGTCTCGGCAAGAAGTCCGACCCGCTCGAGGGTGCCCCGCAGGGTCGTGGCATCGTCCTCGAGAAGGTTGGTATCGAAGCAAAGCAGCCGAACTCGGCAATCCGGAAATGTGTCCGTGTTCAGCTCATCAAGAACGGAAAGCAGGTCACCGCGTTCTGTCCCGGTGACGGTGCAATCTCGTTCATCGACGAGCACGACGAAGTGACCATCGCCGGTATCGGTGGTGCGAAGGGTCGCGCAATGGGTGACCTTTCGGGTGTCAACTACAAGGTCGAGAAGGTCAACGGTGTCTCGATGATCGAACTCGTCCGTGGAAACGCTGAGAAGCCGGTGCGCTAA
- a CDS encoding elongation factor EF-2: MGRRKKIVQECEKLMDKPEQIRNIAIAAHVDHGKTTLSDNLLAGAGMISDETAGQQLAMDTKEDEQERGITIDAANVSMTHEYEDENHLINLIDTPGHVDFGGDVTRAMRAVDGALVVVDAVEGAMPQTETVLRQALREGVKPALFINKVDRLINELQEGPEEMQQRLVDVISDVNDLIRGMTEEKDYDWTVSVEEGTVAFGSALYKWGVSMPSMEETGISFGDIMELERASNRQELHERTPLSDVVLDMVAEHFPDPLDAQPRRIPTVWRGDAESDLAHQMRDVDDDGEVVFMVTDIAMDPHAGEIATGRLFSGTIRKGQELYVSGTAGKNRVQSVGVFMGSEREELDRGIPAGNIAAVTGLRDAIAGSTVSSVEMTPFESIEHISEPVITKSVEAERMDDLPKLIETLQQVAKEDPTIRIEINEDTGEHLISGQGELHLEVITQRIRDNQGIPVRTGEPIVVYREQVQGSSHEVEGVSPNRHNKFYITAEPLSQDIVDDIKLGEISMDMPELERREALQEAGMDKDTSQNVEHIHGTNILIDDTKGIQHLNETMELVIEGLEEALDDGPLAAEPVQGTLLRLHDAKLHEDTIHRGPAQVIPATRDAVHRSLIAGEVKLLEPIQNVRIDVPSDYMGSASGEIQGRRGRVDDMYQEGDLMVIEGIAPVEEMIGFSSDVRSATEGRASWNTENAGFRVLSDNLQREKIMEIRERKGMKLELSQAIDYI, translated from the coding sequence ATGGGCCGACGAAAGAAGATCGTCCAGGAATGTGAGAAACTGATGGACAAGCCGGAACAGATCCGGAACATTGCCATCGCTGCTCACGTCGACCACGGCAAGACGACCCTCTCCGACAACCTCCTCGCAGGTGCGGGCATGATCTCTGACGAGACTGCCGGCCAGCAGCTTGCGATGGACACGAAGGAAGACGAACAGGAACGCGGCATCACCATCGACGCCGCAAACGTCTCGATGACGCACGAGTACGAAGATGAGAACCACCTCATCAACCTCATCGACACGCCGGGCCACGTCGACTTCGGTGGCGACGTGACGCGTGCGATGCGCGCCGTCGACGGTGCGCTCGTCGTTGTCGACGCTGTCGAGGGTGCCATGCCGCAGACCGAGACGGTTCTGCGCCAGGCACTCCGCGAGGGTGTCAAGCCGGCCCTGTTCATCAACAAGGTCGACCGCCTCATCAACGAACTGCAGGAAGGTCCCGAGGAGATGCAGCAGCGTCTCGTCGACGTCATCTCCGACGTTAACGACCTCATCCGCGGCATGACCGAAGAGAAGGACTACGACTGGACTGTCTCCGTCGAAGAGGGGACCGTCGCGTTCGGGTCTGCCCTCTACAAGTGGGGTGTCTCCATGCCGTCGATGGAAGAGACCGGTATCTCCTTCGGCGACATCATGGAGCTCGAACGTGCGAGTAACCGTCAGGAACTCCACGAGCGCACGCCGCTTTCGGACGTCGTTCTCGACATGGTTGCGGAGCACTTCCCCGACCCGCTCGACGCCCAGCCCCGTCGTATCCCGACGGTCTGGCGTGGTGACGCCGAGTCCGACCTCGCGCATCAGATGCGCGACGTCGACGACGACGGCGAAGTCGTCTTCATGGTGACCGACATCGCGATGGACCCCCACGCGGGCGAAATTGCGACGGGTCGCCTCTTCTCCGGTACCATCCGCAAGGGTCAGGAACTCTACGTCTCCGGGACTGCGGGCAAGAACCGCGTCCAGTCTGTCGGTGTCTTCATGGGGAGTGAGCGTGAGGAACTCGACCGCGGTATCCCCGCAGGGAACATCGCGGCCGTTACGGGTCTCCGTGACGCCATCGCGGGTTCCACCGTCTCGTCCGTCGAGATGACGCCGTTCGAGTCCATCGAACACATCTCCGAGCCTGTCATCACGAAGTCCGTCGAGGCAGAGCGCATGGACGACCTGCCGAAGCTCATCGAGACGCTCCAGCAGGTCGCAAAGGAAGACCCGACCATCCGCATCGAGATTAACGAGGACACTGGCGAGCACCTGATCTCCGGTCAGGGTGAACTCCACCTCGAAGTCATCACGCAGCGTATCCGCGACAACCAGGGCATCCCGGTCCGCACCGGTGAGCCGATTGTTGTCTACCGCGAGCAGGTTCAGGGCTCCTCCCACGAAGTCGAGGGTGTCTCCCCCAACCGCCACAACAAGTTCTACATCACGGCGGAACCCCTCTCGCAGGACATCGTCGACGACATCAAGCTCGGCGAAATCTCGATGGACATGCCCGAACTGGAGCGCCGTGAGGCACTGCAGGAAGCCGGCATGGACAAGGATACGTCCCAGAACGTCGAACACATCCACGGGACGAACATTCTCATCGACGACACGAAGGGTATCCAGCACCTCAACGAGACGATGGAGCTCGTCATCGAGGGTCTCGAAGAGGCACTCGACGACGGTCCGCTCGCTGCGGAACCCGTCCAGGGTACGCTTCTCCGTCTCCACGACGCGAAGCTCCACGAGGACACCATCCACCGTGGTCCCGCACAGGTCATCCCTGCGACGCGTGACGCGGTCCACCGCTCGCTCATCGCGGGTGAGGTGAAGCTCCTCGAACCCATCCAGAACGTCCGCATCGACGTTCCGTCCGACTACATGGGCTCGGCCTCCGGCGAGATTCAGGGTCGCCGCGGCCGCGTCGACGACATGTACCAGGAAGGTGACCTCATGGTCATCGAGGGTATCGCACCCGTCGAAGAGATGATTGGCTTCTCCTCGGACGTTCGCTCCGCCACGGAAGGCCGCGCCTCCTGGAACACGGAGAACGCCGGCTTCCGCGTGCTCTCGGACAATCTCCAGCGCGAGAAGATTATGGAGATTCGCGAGCGTAAGGGTATGAAGCTCGAACTCTCGCAGGCTATCGACTACATCTAA
- a CDS encoding DUF5781 family protein → MDLRVFGGAPADPFLSAADLFETEFELLYPVIVHVREDPDSRTWAGHYQDHHVLNISRQAATSAMARELALHELSHMALNEEGHVSHYQSTQEAVFLALAGRTVERRKLVHCYQIANHCKDIYADDLTLAVAPADKLVQFLESQLAAALADRPRSTGRPGSQLVTSGSDPEITAVNAAFALALVERHDLVDTDHRLYDLAHAAADDAPSVSLETFKEHFRTLAADPSKSEYRRTLVDVVKNYVVGSNVAAD, encoded by the coding sequence ATGGACCTCCGAGTATTCGGGGGCGCACCGGCAGACCCGTTCTTGAGCGCCGCCGACCTGTTCGAAACCGAGTTCGAGCTTTTGTATCCAGTTATCGTACACGTGCGCGAAGACCCAGATTCCCGCACGTGGGCCGGTCACTATCAGGACCACCACGTCCTCAACATTTCACGACAGGCCGCGACCAGCGCGATGGCTCGCGAGCTTGCGCTCCACGAGTTGTCGCACATGGCCCTCAACGAGGAGGGTCACGTCTCGCACTACCAATCGACACAGGAAGCCGTCTTTCTCGCCCTCGCGGGACGGACAGTCGAACGGCGAAAACTCGTCCATTGCTATCAGATTGCGAATCACTGCAAGGACATCTACGCTGATGACCTGACGCTCGCCGTCGCGCCCGCGGACAAACTCGTTCAGTTCCTCGAATCACAACTCGCGGCCGCGCTCGCTGACCGCCCCCGTTCCACTGGCAGACCGGGGTCGCAACTCGTCACCAGTGGTTCGGACCCGGAGATTACGGCGGTAAACGCGGCGTTCGCACTCGCGTTGGTCGAGCGCCACGACCTCGTCGACACGGACCACCGACTCTACGACCTCGCACACGCCGCGGCAGACGACGCGCCGTCGGTATCGTTGGAGACGTTCAAAGAACACTTCCGCACGCTCGCCGCCGACCCCTCGAAGAGCGAGTACCGGCGAACCCTCGTCGACGTGGTGAAAAACTACGTCGTCGGGTCGAACGTCGCCGCCGACTGA